From one Bacillus sp. FJAT-42376 genomic stretch:
- a CDS encoding HpcH/HpaI aldolase/citrate lyase family protein — translation MRHFHYLPVHMLDDIFYSKPISFSRTSSKEQLAYALGATLYMPGTREQISSDVLSGKYLEGKHEGLTSMAICLEDSIGDNEVEAAEVNTVEQLRNIYTSMETGSFHEDSLPLIFIRVREAEQMKRLIGRLGKAAGVLCGFIFPKFTASNGRVYFEALQEANKDLGLTLYGMPILESYEIIYKESRTDALCGIKELLDHYYPLVLNVRIGATDFSGLFGIRRSSDTTIYDISVIRDCITDIINLFGRSSKEYVISGPVWEYFYGSKRIMKPQIRQSPFQQAFGRNGLQVRTEMISRFEDALIHEIMLDKTNGLVGKTVIHPTHVKVVHALNVVTHEEYMDARSILESLDGTNGVFKSSYANKMNEVKPHTNWARKVLLKSSIYGVLHEQQSFIDLLNTRESEKSLAGNFR, via the coding sequence TTGAGACATTTTCACTATCTTCCGGTTCATATGCTGGACGACATTTTTTACAGTAAGCCAATTTCATTTAGCCGGACCTCCTCTAAAGAACAGCTGGCTTATGCGCTTGGAGCCACTCTTTATATGCCGGGAACGAGAGAGCAGATTTCTAGTGATGTGCTATCTGGGAAATATCTTGAGGGCAAGCATGAAGGTTTGACGAGCATGGCGATTTGCCTGGAGGATTCCATTGGTGATAATGAGGTAGAGGCTGCGGAAGTTAATACGGTGGAACAGCTTAGGAATATTTATACAAGCATGGAAACCGGTTCTTTTCATGAAGACTCTCTTCCCTTGATTTTTATACGGGTGAGAGAAGCGGAACAGATGAAGAGACTGATTGGCCGGCTCGGGAAGGCGGCAGGTGTTCTTTGCGGCTTTATTTTCCCGAAATTTACTGCATCGAACGGCCGCGTTTATTTTGAAGCTCTCCAGGAAGCGAATAAGGATCTTGGATTAACGCTGTATGGCATGCCGATTCTAGAATCCTATGAAATTATTTATAAAGAATCCAGGACGGATGCTCTTTGCGGGATTAAAGAACTGCTCGATCATTATTATCCGCTTGTGCTGAATGTCCGCATCGGCGCCACGGATTTCTCGGGATTATTTGGGATCAGGAGAAGCAGCGATACGACCATTTATGATATTTCAGTGATCCGCGACTGCATTACGGATATTATTAATCTATTTGGAAGAAGTTCTAAGGAATATGTGATTTCAGGACCGGTTTGGGAGTACTTCTATGGTTCGAAACGCATTATGAAACCCCAAATCAGGCAATCCCCGTTTCAGCAGGCATTTGGACGAAACGGTCTTCAGGTCCGGACGGAGATGATCAGCCGCTTTGAAGACGCGCTTATCCATGAAATTATGCTGGACAAAACGAATGGGCTAGTCGGGAAAACGGTGATTCATCCTACTCATGTAAAAGTTGTTCATGCCCTGAACGTTGTCACCCATGAGGAATATATGGATGCCAGGTCTATTCTGGAGAGTCTTGACGGGACCAATGGTGTGTTTAAAAGCTCATACGCCAACAAGATGAATGAAGTTAAGCCACATACTAACTGGGCGCGTAAAGTGCTGCTCAAATCTTCCATTTACGGGGTGCTTCATGAACAACAATCCTTCATTGACCTTCTTAACACAAGAGAAAGCGAGAAAAGCCTCGCTGGAAATTTTAGATAA
- a CDS encoding phosphoribosyltransferase family protein, which yields MGARINKKRSFLFISKVLGKHLPVSPRVSLMAGAALAAQYMEKVHGAVHPFKEEIREAIETGEAGELLHQAVQQEKFPLPEETVFIGFAETATALGHAVFNCFENARFLHTTREEVDGLKSAINFEEEHSHATSHRCYAGTEFFDHPNPIVLVDDESTTGKTALNIIESIQAVFPRKEYTIVTLLDWRTDAHREQYRKMEEDLGIVIRDVSLLSGSMEARGDSIEKEIEAEKTPCLSEKAEVIMTGLSAASDYQTEWTAKGEGASAPSYLSSTGRFGINSALQKEASGLISRAAEELRLKRRGERTLCLGTGEFMYIPMRIAAEMGEGIRCHSTTRSPIHSVKQEGYPISSKFSYPSPEQPDIEHFFYNVEPGMYDEVFVFLEREVQEDQLQPMLEQLKTVVPIIQVVYFCRRKGDQHVH from the coding sequence ATGGGGGCAAGGATTAATAAAAAAAGAAGCTTTCTTTTTATCAGCAAGGTGCTTGGCAAGCATCTTCCTGTTTCTCCAAGAGTTTCATTGATGGCGGGAGCCGCTCTGGCTGCCCAGTACATGGAAAAGGTTCATGGGGCGGTCCACCCTTTCAAAGAGGAAATCAGGGAGGCTATTGAAACCGGAGAGGCAGGAGAGCTTTTGCATCAGGCAGTCCAGCAGGAAAAATTCCCCCTGCCGGAAGAGACGGTCTTTATCGGTTTTGCCGAAACCGCGACAGCACTGGGCCATGCTGTATTCAATTGCTTTGAAAATGCGAGGTTTCTTCATACAACGCGTGAGGAAGTAGATGGCTTGAAATCGGCTATTAACTTTGAAGAAGAGCACTCCCATGCGACGTCTCACCGGTGCTATGCGGGAACTGAATTTTTTGATCATCCGAATCCGATTGTTCTTGTGGATGATGAGTCAACGACAGGGAAAACGGCCCTGAATATTATTGAATCCATCCAGGCGGTCTTTCCAAGAAAAGAATACACCATTGTCACTCTGCTGGACTGGAGGACAGATGCGCATCGGGAACAATACAGGAAAATGGAAGAAGACTTGGGCATTGTCATTCGGGATGTCTCTCTGCTGTCCGGGTCGATGGAAGCGAGAGGCGACTCGATAGAGAAAGAGATCGAAGCTGAAAAAACCCCCTGCTTGTCTGAAAAAGCAGAAGTGATCATGACCGGATTATCAGCTGCTTCTGATTATCAGACGGAATGGACGGCAAAAGGAGAAGGTGCATCAGCTCCTTCCTATTTATCCAGCACGGGAAGGTTTGGCATCAATTCGGCCCTCCAGAAAGAAGCGTCCGGTTTAATCAGCCGTGCAGCGGAGGAGCTCCGCCTCAAAAGGAGAGGAGAACGGACCCTTTGTCTCGGCACAGGTGAATTTATGTACATACCGATGCGGATTGCCGCGGAAATGGGAGAAGGGATCCGCTGCCATTCTACAACAAGGAGTCCGATTCACAGCGTAAAGCAAGAAGGATATCCGATATCCTCCAAGTTTTCCTACCCAAGCCCGGAACAGCCTGATATAGAGCATTTCTTTTACAACGTTGAGCCGGGAATGTATGATGAAGTCTTTGTGTTTCTGGAAAGAGAAGTTCAGGAGGATCAGCTGCAGCCGATGCTTGAGCAGCTGAAAACCGTGGTTCCGATTATCCAGGTCGTATACTTTTGCAGAAGGAAAGGTGATCAGCATGTCCATTAA
- a CDS encoding cysteine protease StiP family protein, translating into MSIKTMMPPAPMGSYSQKDVVFLLKDISDAMPESSTQDREEAVQSGTHYSEMLPIEYKPSEDYIKLFHVSLAQYKERLAIAAGVVAEQIIKERGKGAVLVSLARAGTPIGILIKRYILFKYGIDVPHYSVSIIRGRGIDENAMKYIFENHPSEAIQFVDGWTGKGAIKKELNEAVAHLNEVYGTNVSDSMAVLADPGYCVSIYGTRGDFLIPSACLNSTVSGLVSRTVLNREFISETDYHGAKYYRELEGEDLSGHYIETITEQFPIVKDEVERHFKEMVITEPTWSGLEDIKKIQRDYGIENINLVKPGVGETTRVLLRRVPWKILVKSFDNPDLGHIRLLAEERSVPIELYPDMSYSCCGIIKPLKEDSR; encoded by the coding sequence ATGTCCATTAAAACGATGATGCCCCCAGCACCAATGGGAAGCTACTCCCAAAAAGATGTCGTCTTTCTTTTAAAAGATATCAGTGATGCAATGCCTGAAAGCTCTACCCAGGACCGGGAAGAAGCGGTGCAGTCCGGAACCCATTATTCAGAAATGCTGCCGATCGAATACAAGCCTTCCGAGGATTATATTAAACTTTTTCACGTTTCGCTTGCCCAGTATAAAGAAAGACTCGCAATTGCTGCGGGTGTTGTGGCTGAGCAGATTATAAAAGAACGGGGGAAAGGGGCTGTGCTCGTCTCTCTTGCCCGGGCCGGCACGCCGATCGGGATCCTCATCAAACGCTATATCCTTTTCAAATACGGCATCGATGTGCCTCATTACAGCGTATCCATTATCCGCGGACGGGGAATTGATGAAAATGCGATGAAGTATATTTTTGAAAACCATCCGTCCGAAGCGATTCAGTTTGTAGATGGATGGACGGGAAAAGGGGCCATCAAAAAAGAATTGAATGAGGCAGTAGCTCATTTAAACGAAGTGTACGGGACGAATGTCAGCGACAGTATGGCCGTTCTGGCAGATCCAGGCTACTGCGTATCCATTTACGGAACCCGCGGCGACTTCCTTATACCGAGTGCATGCCTGAATTCCACCGTTTCCGGCCTTGTCAGCCGTACGGTTCTAAACAGGGAGTTTATCAGCGAAACGGATTACCATGGAGCGAAATATTACCGTGAGCTGGAAGGTGAGGATCTGTCCGGTCACTATATCGAAACCATTACAGAGCAGTTTCCTATAGTGAAAGATGAAGTGGAAAGACACTTTAAAGAGATGGTCATAACCGAACCGACGTGGAGCGGTTTAGAGGATATCAAAAAAATTCAGCGCGATTACGGCATTGAGAATATCAATCTGGTGAAACCCGGTGTTGGCGAAACGACACGGGTACTTCTCCGCCGGGTGCCGTGGAAAATCCTTGTGAAAAGCTTCGATAATCCCGATTTAGGGCATATCCGTCTCCTTGCAGAAGAACGCAGCGTTCCAATCGAGCTTTATCCGGATATGTCTTACTCATGCTGCGGAATCATCAAGCCGCTCAAGGAGGACAGCCGATGA
- a CDS encoding HAD hydrolase family protein, with product MIFASDLDQTLIYSRRSFRSDPAEEDIRLIETLDGQEISFMTHKAVGLLKQITERAMFVPVTTRTIEQFKRITLFQSELAAEYAVTSNGGNILKNGTPDADWNRLMTQQLQNGMPREEMLEKFQEIVHDEWVLKQRTADDLFSYCIIDRAKVPEELESFTKWLGEAGWTHSMQGRKLYFVPKPVSKWAAIEYIKKTEGINTVAAAGDSLLDLCLLENADFAYAPRHGELQEQGQDSQGKIVRTEQEGISASEEILQKVLEKAEQQAKVTP from the coding sequence ATGATTTTCGCAAGCGATTTAGACCAGACCCTCATTTATTCAAGACGATCGTTTAGATCCGACCCGGCGGAAGAAGACATCCGCTTAATTGAAACGCTCGACGGACAGGAAATCTCGTTTATGACGCATAAAGCAGTGGGGCTGCTGAAGCAGATTACCGAACGTGCCATGTTTGTCCCGGTGACAACGAGAACGATTGAGCAATTCAAACGAATCACTCTTTTTCAGTCTGAGCTTGCGGCAGAATATGCCGTGACGAGCAACGGAGGAAACATTCTGAAAAACGGGACACCCGATGCGGACTGGAACAGGCTCATGACGCAGCAGCTGCAGAATGGCATGCCGAGAGAAGAGATGCTCGAGAAGTTCCAGGAAATCGTTCATGATGAATGGGTGTTAAAGCAAAGAACAGCCGACGATCTGTTCAGCTACTGCATCATTGACCGCGCGAAGGTGCCGGAAGAGCTCGAGTCGTTCACCAAGTGGCTGGGCGAAGCAGGCTGGACGCATTCCATGCAGGGGAGAAAGCTCTACTTCGTGCCGAAGCCTGTCAGCAAATGGGCGGCAATTGAATACATAAAGAAAACAGAAGGAATAAACACGGTGGCCGCAGCTGGCGACTCGCTGCTGGATCTATGCCTCCTTGAAAATGCAGACTTTGCTTATGCCCCAAGGCATGGAGAGCTGCAGGAACAGGGACAGGATTCACAGGGGAAAATCGTAAGAACGGAACAGGAAGGAATTTCTGCATCAGAGGAAATTCTTCAAAAAGTATTAGAAAAAGCAGAACAGCAAGCAAAAGTCACACCTTAA
- a CDS encoding YceG family protein, with product MVKSIRPIKADKSEKDWLSLFKTPLSQRSSFLHSDDELVFTQAAFRILGTYPDEDEYQEVLYDLVHDEEIRVVLLSSALDKSIPQERFQAIQRVLMINSEENGLSVNRLVAFMEGESLIPKAGSKNLSVHYRKNWITLLEHFKDTHSAGFLDPDFRRVFTDLVKWSHNHLAAWNADQSEQPPKIVWYGDASKSEAYFLYYLILAGADVLLFHPEGKDVLASFDPDERITSLIRLNSTGRMLPFPQQKPVRKGTVAFRASREIEQMLHTEDSMLYKPWQFRSYIPKSITLKTTYDELFILVKEKALIRPNFEASNQTVQIPSLFAKVAGVSKNRKEYWAKVQELTDHELSWTIRSFPFTKSINGNNHFHYQAALGADGKLDPEKMMAGNWWAYRELPTGLQHGLASAISRYCAYPKLKAPQHETEYQTQLYLFNQALYLPPDLVKLMQKFDYAQDIPKLVLYNTEKNGPFSRSDAALLLLMNEFGMDIIVLNPPGQNDLELYIHESSYDIHWLEEVSFEEEFKESSPIKRMFKKWF from the coding sequence ATGGTGAAAAGCATTAGACCAATCAAGGCCGATAAGAGTGAGAAAGATTGGCTGAGTTTGTTCAAAACCCCATTATCTCAACGCAGTTCCTTCCTTCATTCTGATGATGAGCTGGTGTTCACTCAGGCGGCTTTCCGGATTCTTGGGACATATCCGGATGAAGATGAGTATCAGGAAGTTCTTTATGACCTCGTTCATGATGAAGAAATCCGCGTGGTTCTTTTAAGCAGTGCGCTTGATAAATCCATCCCGCAGGAGCGTTTTCAGGCCATCCAGCGGGTCTTGATGATCAATTCAGAAGAAAATGGCCTTTCTGTCAACCGGCTGGTGGCCTTTATGGAAGGGGAAAGTCTTATACCTAAGGCCGGCAGCAAAAATCTGTCTGTCCATTACCGTAAAAATTGGATCACGCTGCTGGAACATTTTAAAGACACCCATTCTGCGGGCTTTTTAGATCCTGATTTCAGAAGGGTATTTACAGATTTGGTAAAATGGAGTCACAATCACCTTGCTGCATGGAACGCTGACCAATCGGAACAGCCGCCTAAAATTGTCTGGTACGGAGATGCTTCCAAGAGTGAGGCGTATTTTCTTTACTACTTAATCCTTGCAGGTGCCGATGTGTTGCTTTTTCATCCTGAGGGGAAAGATGTACTAGCTTCCTTTGATCCGGATGAACGAATCACAAGCCTCATCCGGTTGAATTCAACAGGAAGAATGCTGCCTTTTCCTCAACAGAAGCCGGTAAGAAAAGGCACGGTTGCTTTCCGGGCATCAAGAGAAATTGAGCAGATGCTTCATACGGAAGACTCTATGCTGTACAAACCTTGGCAATTCCGCTCCTATATCCCCAAATCGATCACACTGAAAACAACCTACGATGAATTATTTATTTTAGTGAAGGAAAAGGCGCTGATCCGTCCCAATTTTGAAGCATCCAATCAGACGGTTCAGATTCCGTCTCTTTTTGCCAAGGTTGCCGGGGTTTCCAAGAACAGAAAGGAGTACTGGGCGAAGGTGCAGGAGCTTACCGACCATGAGCTGTCCTGGACCATTCGTTCCTTTCCGTTTACAAAATCCATTAACGGCAACAACCATTTTCACTATCAGGCTGCACTGGGAGCAGACGGCAAGCTTGATCCAGAGAAAATGATGGCGGGCAACTGGTGGGCATACAGGGAACTTCCAACCGGACTGCAGCACGGATTGGCTTCAGCCATATCAAGGTATTGCGCGTATCCGAAGCTGAAGGCCCCGCAGCATGAAACGGAATACCAGACACAGCTGTACTTGTTTAACCAGGCACTCTATCTGCCGCCGGACTTGGTGAAATTGATGCAAAAATTCGATTATGCCCAGGATATACCGAAGCTCGTTTTGTATAACACAGAGAAAAATGGCCCCTTCAGCCGGTCTGATGCGGCCCTCCTTCTCCTGATGAATGAATTCGGTATGGATATCATTGTGCTGAATCCACCCGGACAGAATGATCTTGAGCTCTATATACATGAGAGCAGCTATGATATTCACTGGCTTGAAGAAGTAAGTTTTGAAGAAGAATTCAAAGAATCTTCTCCGATTAAAAGGATGTTTAAAAAATGGTTTTAG
- a CDS encoding toxic anion resistance protein translates to MNTNELQAMDLEKKEELLETGTNEIKAQLRKEPEVQKLAQNIDHKNQLALLEYGKEPANEISAFSGRILNTIKSSSMEESSALLKHLGKIMDRFDSKDFVEKKGLMAKVFNRGQKVMDKLFSKYQTMGSEIDKVYVEIMKYENEMKSSTQTLEQLYEQNFQYYTELEKYIVAGEMKTEELRAKVPELESRAASGNQLAGMELDTLKNGIELMEQRVYDLEMAKQVAYQAAPQIRLLQRGNTKLIAKINSAFVTTIPIFKTGLINAIAAKRQNLVAQSMNELDKRTNEMLLKNAQNISKQSTDIARMSGNPSIKIETMEETWSIIMKGMQETKAIEDENKKMREQGKVRIEQLQENFKRLEQQR, encoded by the coding sequence ATGAATACGAATGAATTGCAGGCGATGGATCTTGAGAAGAAAGAGGAGCTCCTTGAAACGGGAACGAATGAAATAAAAGCCCAGCTTAGAAAAGAGCCGGAAGTGCAAAAACTTGCTCAAAACATTGATCATAAAAATCAGCTGGCCCTGCTTGAATACGGGAAAGAACCCGCAAACGAAATCTCTGCGTTTTCCGGCAGAATCCTGAACACAATCAAATCCAGCAGCATGGAAGAATCGAGCGCGCTTTTAAAACATCTCGGGAAAATTATGGACCGCTTCGACAGCAAGGATTTTGTGGAGAAGAAAGGCTTGATGGCCAAAGTTTTCAACAGGGGCCAAAAAGTCATGGACAAACTGTTTTCCAAATACCAGACAATGGGATCTGAAATTGACAAGGTGTATGTGGAAATCATGAAATACGAAAACGAGATGAAAAGCTCTACTCAAACGCTCGAACAGCTGTATGAGCAGAACTTTCAATACTACACGGAGCTTGAAAAATATATTGTAGCAGGAGAAATGAAAACAGAAGAACTCCGCGCAAAAGTCCCGGAGCTTGAAAGCAGAGCGGCAAGCGGCAACCAGCTTGCCGGAATGGAACTGGATACGCTGAAAAACGGGATTGAATTAATGGAACAGCGAGTGTATGACCTGGAAATGGCGAAGCAGGTTGCCTATCAGGCGGCACCGCAAATCCGTCTTCTTCAAAGAGGAAACACGAAGCTGATTGCCAAAATCAATTCTGCCTTTGTAACGACAATTCCTATTTTTAAAACGGGCCTCATTAATGCCATCGCAGCAAAAAGACAAAATCTAGTCGCCCAGTCCATGAATGAGCTGGACAAGCGTACAAATGAAATGCTCCTGAAAAATGCACAGAATATCTCAAAACAAAGTACCGACATAGCGAGAATGTCCGGCAATCCAAGCATTAAGATTGAAACCATGGAAGAAACGTGGAGCATCATCATGAAAGGAATGCAGGAGACAAAAGCAATCGAGGATGAGAACAAAAAGATGCGCGAACAAGGAAAGGTTCGGATCGAACAGCTTCAGGAGAATTTCAAACGGCTTGAACAGCAGCGGTAA
- a CDS encoding VWA domain-containing protein: MSTIDLLKKNVRIVLEKKQLAGVTARVGLVLDISGSMRKLYKNGTVQKVVERILAVASQFDDDGMLDVWVYDNEFARLKPVTERDFPNYVEHAILANPLIHKFGRNDEPPVMEDVIRKYTQEEMSKDPAFIVFINDGGCKKTIKKPVVQSSNQPIFWQFVGIGDSQFDVLENLDSMEGRFIDNANFFHIPDPEAIADEQLYHQLLDEFPSWIQEAKAKGVL, encoded by the coding sequence ATGAGTACCATTGATTTATTAAAGAAAAATGTCAGAATCGTTCTTGAAAAAAAGCAGCTGGCAGGCGTCACGGCAAGAGTGGGTCTTGTCCTGGACATTTCAGGTTCCATGAGGAAACTCTATAAAAATGGAACGGTGCAGAAAGTTGTGGAACGCATTCTTGCCGTTGCCAGCCAATTTGATGATGACGGAATGCTGGATGTATGGGTGTATGATAATGAGTTTGCGAGGCTGAAGCCTGTAACGGAAAGGGATTTTCCGAACTATGTGGAACATGCTATTCTCGCAAACCCCCTTATTCACAAATTCGGACGGAACGACGAACCTCCTGTGATGGAGGATGTCATCCGCAAGTATACGCAGGAAGAAATGAGCAAAGACCCGGCTTTTATTGTGTTCATTAATGACGGGGGCTGTAAAAAGACGATTAAAAAACCCGTCGTTCAATCCTCCAACCAGCCCATCTTCTGGCAGTTTGTCGGAATTGGCGACAGTCAATTTGACGTGCTGGAGAACCTTGATTCAATGGAGGGCCGGTTTATCGATAATGCCAATTTCTTTCATATTCCTGATCCGGAAGCGATAGCAGATGAACAGCTATATCATCAGCTGCTGGATGAATTTCCTTCATGGATTCAGGAAGCGAAAGCAAAAGGAGTCTTGTAA
- a CDS encoding metal-dependent hydrolase: MNTLHHGFWTYILFRKKKQFIQYFVIGSMAPDFIYFIMFFYLLIKNLLLHLFGLSNAAFSLRHAVHGLFDEPVTIVLRQAGHSLFIWVLAFAAIAAISRKMWVNAWLAFSYGWLGHILVDLLTHVQDAVPLFYPVSGIIFRGPVSYYDRHFFGREFSIINSVLIGMAVLYLILEKARKKRRAKKNSYTAGQ; this comes from the coding sequence TTGAATACGCTGCATCACGGGTTTTGGACGTATATCCTTTTTCGCAAAAAAAAGCAGTTCATCCAATATTTTGTTATAGGAAGCATGGCCCCGGACTTTATTTACTTTATTATGTTTTTTTATTTGCTTATTAAAAATCTGCTGCTTCATTTGTTCGGACTGTCAAATGCAGCATTTTCCCTTCGCCATGCGGTTCACGGTCTGTTTGATGAGCCTGTAACGATTGTGTTGAGGCAGGCAGGGCATTCCCTTTTTATTTGGGTGCTGGCATTTGCCGCGATAGCCGCAATCTCCCGGAAAATGTGGGTGAATGCCTGGCTTGCCTTTTCCTACGGCTGGCTGGGTCATATTTTAGTTGATTTGCTTACTCATGTTCAGGATGCGGTCCCGCTCTTTTATCCAGTCAGCGGTATCATTTTCCGCGGTCCGGTTTCCTACTATGACCGGCACTTTTTCGGCCGGGAGTTCAGCATCATCAATTCGGTGCTGATTGGAATGGCTGTTTTGTATTTAATTTTAGAGAAGGCAAGGAAAAAACGGCGGGCTAAAAAGAATTCATATACCGCCGGTCAATAG
- a CDS encoding FAD-dependent oxidoreductase produces the protein MMKTIVLAGGGHAHLAGISKGALKDFSNTRFILISPSRYQYYSGMFSGFTEGIYKEEEIRIDLMRLSGKHGFTFVEEEVTAIDSRERMVITHTGRSIPYDLLSIDIGSAQASSPFSLPIKPNYTFPEAILSFREGPAPVIAGGGASGTELSFAAAAYRRKRGIPGPVTLISSGPLLSPGHTKRLEQLCREKGVNTILHEKARLLDTGTMETGNGTIRFSHLLFLTGPEAPGLFKASGLETDERGFLQVDERLMYNGSIFGAGDCISISGYPDLPKNGVYAVRQSPILWENLKRAANHLDPVPFSPQKRFLAILSTGGKEGFLTYGGFHVHGKAAWQLKHAIDRRYMNSF, from the coding sequence ATGATGAAAACCATCGTCCTTGCCGGAGGGGGGCATGCACATTTAGCCGGAATTTCTAAAGGAGCCTTGAAGGACTTTTCAAATACTCGCTTTATCCTCATCTCCCCTTCGCGCTATCAATATTATTCAGGCATGTTTTCAGGCTTTACAGAAGGAATCTATAAGGAGGAAGAGATTCGGATTGACTTGATGCGTCTATCCGGGAAGCACGGTTTTACGTTCGTTGAAGAAGAAGTGACTGCAATTGATTCCCGCGAAAGAATGGTCATCACTCATACGGGCCGTTCCATCCCTTATGACTTGCTCTCGATTGACATTGGTTCGGCCCAGGCAAGCTCTCCCTTTAGTCTGCCTATTAAACCGAATTACACGTTTCCTGAAGCGATTCTCTCCTTCAGAGAGGGTCCTGCACCGGTTATTGCGGGCGGAGGGGCGTCGGGCACAGAGCTCTCTTTTGCAGCTGCAGCGTATCGGAGGAAAAGAGGCATTCCCGGCCCGGTTACATTAATCAGCAGCGGCCCCCTTTTATCTCCCGGGCATACTAAAAGACTCGAGCAGCTCTGCCGTGAAAAAGGAGTCAACACCATTTTGCATGAAAAAGCCCGGCTGCTGGACACCGGTACAATGGAGACCGGGAACGGGACGATTCGGTTTTCTCATTTGCTTTTCTTAACCGGGCCTGAAGCCCCCGGGCTTTTCAAAGCATCCGGCCTGGAGACGGATGAAAGAGGGTTTCTTCAGGTCGATGAGCGGCTGATGTATAACGGATCCATATTCGGAGCCGGTGACTGCATTTCAATCAGCGGCTATCCAGACCTTCCGAAAAATGGCGTGTATGCTGTCCGACAGTCGCCTATCCTTTGGGAAAACCTGAAAAGAGCCGCCAATCATCTGGATCCTGTTCCGTTTTCACCTCAAAAACGGTTCCTCGCCATCTTATCAACCGGCGGCAAGGAAGGCTTCCTTACGTATGGCGGATTCCATGTTCACGGAAAAGCCGCCTGGCAGCTCAAGCATGCTATTGACCGGCGGTATATGAATTCTTTTTAG
- a CDS encoding GNAT family N-acetyltransferase codes for MIIRDDAEQDLKEIASLFFEAVHTIPDSDYSSEERKAWAPKNARVPFEQHFQKAFASHIAYVAEDHGAIDGFCDMAQDGYLDYLYVRSTRQKLCFSRRARSGHFETQITADASITAKSFFEKRGYCVLHSQNAEREGVKLTNFKMIKSI; via the coding sequence ATGATCATCCGTGATGATGCGGAACAAGATTTAAAAGAAATTGCCTCCCTGTTTTTTGAAGCTGTTCACACGATTCCGGATAGCGACTACTCATCTGAAGAGCGAAAAGCGTGGGCGCCGAAAAACGCACGCGTTCCATTTGAACAGCATTTTCAAAAGGCGTTTGCTTCCCATATTGCTTACGTTGCAGAAGACCATGGAGCCATTGACGGTTTTTGTGATATGGCACAAGACGGATATTTGGATTATCTCTATGTCCGGAGCACCCGCCAAAAGTTATGCTTTAGCAGACGCGCTCGAAGCGGGCATTTCGAAACTCAAATAACAGCAGATGCAAGCATAACGGCCAAATCGTTTTTTGAAAAAAGGGGATATTGTGTCCTTCATTCTCAAAATGCAGAGAGGGAAGGGGTAAAGCTGACTAATTTTAAAATGATAAAAAGCATTTAA
- a CDS encoding class I SAM-dependent methyltransferase codes for MFSLIRKNFSKPNGWIGIITGKIMAQENQTINKWTIARLGVRRGDQVLEVGYGPGYALEYILKNYPVVKADGIDISETMKEQASIRLKEYTEAGKTELTAADIGEARLPANTYHKILSVNNYTIWDEPRKGLSLLYETLKPGGTIAITMQPREENASPNKTKMFGKQIYHDLTACGFEQISMKFKRVKPEMTVCVTAKKPLR; via the coding sequence ATGTTCAGCTTGATCCGAAAAAATTTCAGCAAGCCCAACGGATGGATTGGAATCATTACCGGTAAAATTATGGCGCAGGAAAATCAGACGATTAACAAATGGACCATTGCAAGGCTTGGAGTCCGGCGCGGTGATCAAGTACTGGAAGTAGGATATGGTCCGGGTTACGCACTTGAGTATATACTCAAAAACTATCCGGTCGTAAAAGCGGACGGCATTGATATTTCTGAAACCATGAAGGAACAGGCATCCATCCGCCTTAAAGAGTATACAGAAGCGGGAAAAACGGAATTAACCGCTGCGGATATCGGGGAAGCAAGGCTGCCTGCAAACACCTATCATAAGATCCTTTCCGTCAATAATTATACGATCTGGGATGAGCCGAGAAAGGGACTGTCTCTTTTATATGAAACCCTCAAACCCGGCGGAACCATCGCTATTACGATGCAGCCCCGCGAGGAAAATGCGAGTCCCAATAAAACGAAAATGTTCGGTAAACAAATCTATCATGATTTAACTGCATGCGGATTTGAACAAATCTCCATGAAATTCAAACGGGTAAAGCCGGAGATGACGGTGTGTGTGACGGCAAAGAAGCCGCTTCGGTGA